In the Deinococcus ficus genome, one interval contains:
- the dnaE gene encoding DNA polymerase III subunit alpha, translating into MPAPRLTTLLTARSFFSPGAGVCSPAALVREAARRGFTGLGLTDEVSTAGSVELVRAGQATGLHTPVGATLPVVFPIGVFPVTLLAGNRAGFRGVNELLTLALAREERRVTLPELLEHAADVFLLTGGRDGFPAGLLAQKRVSEVLGTLETLRAAFPHRLFVSLFHGGQPGDGRRARQLWLLAREVGVPAVAAPGIAMAHHRQFPLLDALACARLGIDVHTPHAQRPRNDAACLRTPAAWGRVLPYPDALANADRLAAECRVELLGQGFSVPAPHVPAGQSPLAFLRARCEAALPERYPAPEGARRARAQLEKELAVAAELNLAGFFLVAAEVTDFCRGEGILAAGRGSAAGSVLCHLLGITNEEPLRHNLLFERFLHTGLTSMPDVDIDIASHRRREVIAWVEERFRGTGSGEAMVANRITYRLPSAVQDLGRALGVPPELRDRLTRALGRDFRHLAPAQAARAAPAFDEVLGSAPVKGTLLELLALMEDGFVRHLAPHSGGVVLSAQPLTQFSPLVTSSGGIRMLMLNKDDAEDAGLIKLDLLGLRMLAALERAREEVVRLGGPYLDFGEIQNHDDPRVWARLSRGDTLGVFQVESPGQTRLSTQLRARTREQLAHQIALFRPGPIQSNTVHPYVRRARGQERVPDVMEPVRGILAPTHGVILFQEQILRLIHHFAGLPWAEAERFRKALSRHPRGPEREALRQRFMLGAARTHGAFPFESEEVFEWCAAFQGFGFAESHAHAFAFHTYASAWVREHWPAPFLAGVLQEAPGMWPAGTLVQEAARWGVRMLPLDVNRSHVRYRAEARDAVRVPLGAVQGVNEADAQAIVLDRHAHGPYLDLAALHGRVRLKPGTLDALARAGAFDALHARREALYRAGVLEQALRPGEAPLLSPVPDPPPLPPLTDAERLAWDHGTKRLSEGGLHPIGLLRGALNDLGCVPLSRVGHRVQVRTAGLIVARQRPPTARGYAFFVLEDGPHRAQMVISPDLWDAHRQLLRDARALIVDAYAEREGQAVTLRAVRLAALDVPYRVRGYSYG; encoded by the coding sequence GTGCCTGCCCCGCGCCTGACCACGCTGCTCACCGCGCGGTCCTTCTTCTCGCCGGGCGCGGGCGTGTGCAGCCCCGCGGCGCTGGTGCGGGAGGCGGCGCGGCGCGGCTTTACCGGGCTGGGCCTGACGGACGAGGTGAGCACGGCCGGCAGCGTGGAACTGGTCCGGGCGGGGCAGGCCACAGGGCTGCACACGCCGGTCGGGGCGACGCTGCCAGTCGTGTTCCCGATAGGGGTGTTTCCGGTGACGCTGCTGGCCGGGAACCGCGCGGGCTTCCGGGGCGTGAACGAACTGCTCACGCTCGCCCTGGCCCGGGAGGAGCGGCGCGTGACCCTGCCGGAACTGCTGGAGCACGCCGCGGACGTGTTTCTGCTCACCGGCGGGCGGGACGGGTTCCCGGCGGGCCTGCTGGCGCAGAAGCGGGTGAGCGAGGTGCTGGGCACGCTGGAGACGCTGAGGGCGGCGTTCCCACACCGGCTGTTCGTGAGCCTGTTTCACGGGGGGCAGCCGGGGGACGGGCGGCGCGCGCGGCAGTTGTGGCTGCTGGCGCGGGAGGTGGGCGTCCCGGCGGTGGCGGCCCCGGGGATCGCCATGGCCCACCACCGGCAGTTCCCGCTGCTGGACGCCCTGGCCTGCGCGCGGCTGGGCATCGACGTGCACACGCCGCACGCGCAGCGGCCCCGCAACGACGCGGCGTGCCTGCGCACCCCGGCGGCGTGGGGGCGGGTGCTGCCGTACCCGGACGCGCTGGCGAACGCCGACCGGCTGGCCGCGGAGTGCCGCGTGGAGCTGCTGGGGCAAGGATTCAGCGTGCCCGCGCCCCACGTCCCGGCCGGGCAGTCGCCGCTGGCGTTCCTGCGGGCGCGGTGCGAGGCGGCCCTGCCGGAGCGTTACCCGGCCCCGGAGGGCGCGCGGCGGGCGCGGGCGCAGCTGGAAAAGGAACTGGCGGTGGCGGCCGAACTGAACCTGGCGGGGTTTTTCCTGGTGGCGGCGGAGGTCACGGACTTCTGCCGGGGCGAGGGAATTCTCGCGGCGGGCCGGGGCAGCGCGGCGGGGAGCGTGCTGTGTCACCTGCTGGGCATCACGAACGAGGAACCGCTGCGGCACAACCTGCTGTTCGAACGCTTCCTGCACACCGGCCTGACCAGCATGCCGGACGTGGACATCGACATCGCGTCGCACCGGCGGCGGGAGGTGATCGCCTGGGTGGAGGAGCGCTTCCGCGGCACCGGGAGCGGGGAGGCGATGGTCGCCAACCGCATCACGTACCGCCTGCCGAGCGCGGTGCAGGACCTGGGCCGGGCGCTGGGCGTGCCGCCGGAACTGCGCGACCGGCTGACGCGGGCGCTGGGCCGCGACTTCCGGCATCTCGCGCCGGCGCAGGCGGCCCGGGCGGCGCCGGCCTTCGACGAGGTGCTGGGGTCCGCGCCGGTGAAGGGCACGCTGCTGGAATTGCTGGCGCTGATGGAGGACGGGTTCGTGCGGCACCTCGCGCCGCACTCGGGCGGGGTGGTGCTCAGCGCGCAGCCGCTGACGCAGTTCTCGCCGCTGGTGACCAGTTCCGGCGGGATCCGCATGCTGATGCTGAACAAGGACGACGCCGAGGACGCCGGCCTGATCAAGCTGGACCTGCTGGGGCTGCGGATGCTCGCCGCGCTGGAACGCGCGCGGGAGGAGGTGGTGCGCCTGGGCGGGCCGTACCTGGACTTCGGCGAGATCCAGAACCACGACGACCCGCGCGTGTGGGCGCGGCTGTCGCGTGGGGACACGCTGGGCGTCTTCCAGGTGGAAAGCCCCGGACAGACGCGCCTGAGCACGCAGCTGCGCGCCCGGACCCGCGAGCAGCTGGCGCACCAGATCGCGCTGTTCCGCCCCGGGCCCATCCAGTCGAACACCGTGCACCCGTACGTGCGCCGCGCCCGGGGGCAGGAGCGGGTGCCGGACGTGATGGAGCCCGTGCGCGGCATCCTGGCGCCCACGCACGGCGTGATCCTGTTCCAGGAGCAGATTCTGCGGCTCATCCACCACTTCGCGGGGCTGCCGTGGGCCGAGGCCGAACGGTTCCGCAAGGCGCTGAGCCGCCATCCGCGCGGCCCGGAACGGGAGGCGCTGCGCCAGCGCTTCATGCTGGGCGCCGCCCGCACGCACGGGGCGTTCCCGTTCGAGTCCGAGGAGGTGTTCGAGTGGTGCGCGGCCTTCCAGGGCTTCGGGTTCGCGGAAAGCCACGCGCACGCCTTCGCGTTCCACACGTACGCGAGCGCCTGGGTGCGCGAGCACTGGCCGGCGCCCTTCCTGGCGGGGGTGTTGCAGGAGGCGCCGGGCATGTGGCCGGCCGGGACGCTGGTGCAGGAAGCGGCGCGCTGGGGCGTGCGGATGCTGCCGCTGGACGTGAACCGCTCGCACGTGCGCTACCGCGCCGAGGCGAGGGACGCCGTGCGGGTCCCGCTGGGCGCGGTGCAGGGCGTGAACGAGGCCGACGCGCAGGCCATCGTCCTGGACCGCCACGCCCACGGGCCGTACCTGGATCTCGCGGCCCTGCACGGCCGGGTGCGCCTGAAGCCCGGCACGCTGGACGCCCTGGCCCGCGCAGGTGCCTTCGACGCGCTGCACGCCCGCCGGGAGGCGCTGTACCGCGCGGGCGTGCTGGAACAGGCCCTGCGGCCCGGGGAGGCGCCGCTGCTCTCCCCCGTGCCTGACCCGCCGCCCCTGCCGCCGCTGACCGACGCCGAACGCCTCGCCTGGGACCACGGCACCAAGCGCCTCTCGGAGGGCGGCCTGCATCCCATCGGCCTGCTGCGCGGCGCCCTGAACGACCTGGGCTGCGTGCCGCTCTCGCGGGTGGGACACCGGGTGCAGGTGCGCACTGCGGGCCTGATCGTGGCCCGGCAGCGTCCCCCGACCGCACGCGGGTACGCCTTCTTCGTGCTGGAGGACGGCCCGCACCGCGCGCAGATGGTGATCTCCCCGGACCTGTGGGACGCGCACCGGCAGCTGCTGCGCGACGCCCGCGCCCTGATCGTGGACGCCTACGCCGAACGGGAGGGGCAGGCGGTCACGCTGCGCGCGGTGCGGCTCGCGGCGCTGGACGTGCCGTACCGGGTGCGCGGCTACAGCTACGGGTAG